Genomic window (Polaribacter batillariae):
TCAATGAAAAAAGACATAAAAGTTATTTTATTTCCCATGATAAATTAGTGAACGGAAATATTCTAAAAATTATGTTGAAATAATACCATTACTTTTTTGAATTTACAATAAAAGAAAACAATTGTTTTTTGTAGTAAGTAAAAAAAGACGTTTTAGTGTGGTAAGTTCAATTTATAGATGATGTAAGATACTTTTCAAATTAAAAAAAGCCATAAAAACATGAAACGTAGAAATTTTATATCAAACACTTCTCTACTATTAGCAGGAACCACCTTATTGCCACAAAACATCTTTACAACTCAAAAAGAATTCATAAGTCTGCGACCAAAATTAGCAGACAGAAAATTTGTAAGTAAAGCCGTAGAAAACGTAATTACAGAAGTAAAATCTGAGATAAAAGATAAAGAATTAGCATGGCTTTTTGAAAACTGTTTTCCCAATACTTTAGACACGACCATAGATTTTGAAATTATTGATGGCAAACCAGATACATTTGTTATCACAGGAGATATAGATGCAATGTGGTTGCGAGATTCAACAGCCCAAGTTTGGCCTTATATGCCATTAATCAAAAAAGATAAAAAGTTAAAAGAACTAATTAAAGGTTTAATAAACAGGCAAGTAAAATGTGTGTTGTTAGACCCTTACGCAAATGCTTTTTTTAAAGATAAAACGAGAATATCTCACTGGAAATCAGATATTACACAAATGCTTCCTGGAGTTCACGAACGCAAGTGGGAAATAGATTCTTTATGTTATGTAGTGCGTTTGGCAAACGAATATTATCAAATTACAAAAGACACAAGTATTTTCGATGCAAATTGGGATAAAGCAATGAGGTCGATTGTAAAAACTTTTAAGACCGAACAGCGAAAAAACAATCAATCGGAATATGTATTTAGCAGAGAAACCACCTCTGTAATAGATGCTCCACCTTTTAATGGAACAGGAAGACCAGTAAAACCAAATGGGTTAATTTGTTCTATGTTTCGACCTTCGGATGATGCTACAATGTATCCTTATTTAATTCCGTCTAATATTTTTGCAGTTGTATCTTTAAGGCAATTACACGATATTTATAGCACTGCTTTTAATGATAAAAAATTTGCAAATGCGTGTAAAAAATTAGCAGATGAAGTAGAGAGTGCTATCCAAAAATATGCAGTAACAGAGCATTTAGATTTTGGAAAAATATACGCGTACGAAGTAGATGGTTTTGGCAATAAATTATTTATGGACGATGCCAATGTGCCTTCGTTAATGTCTTTGGCGTACTTAGGAGCTCATAAAAATACAGATGCGATTTACAAAAGAACAAGAAAGTTTTTGTTAAGCGATAACAATCCGTATTTCTTAAAAGGCGCTTTGGCAGAAGGACAAGCGAGTCCGCATACAGGTAAAAACAAAATTTGGCCTATGGGTATTATTTTAAGAGCGATGACAAGTACAAATGATGCAGAAATAAAGAAATGCCTAAAAATGCTAAAAGCTACGCATGCAGGAAAAGGGTTTATGCACGAAGGTTTCGATAAAGATAATCCAAATAATTATTCCAGAGATTGGTTTGCTTGGGCAAATACCTTATTTGGCGAACTTATTTTAAAGATTTATAACGAGAAAAGAAGTTTGTTGGCTAAAGAATATTAGAAAAAATATTTAAATTTTACAGCGACTTTCCTTAAAATAGTTACAAATTAAAAACCTCAATTCGTTCAATACGAATTGAGGTTTTTATGATGTGGAGACGCCGAGTAATACGCTTCTTATATTTCAATATTTCTTATCCCTACGTCTAACCCCATCTTGACGAACTTTATCTATTGATTTATTTTTAATTTGTTCAAAATAAGGAATTATGTTAGCACTAGATAGTAATTTTATACCTAGGGCAAAAGTTATTTTTTAAAGTAATTAACTGACACTATTTAAACTTTGAATTCGAGGTAATATTTATTGTCTTTCAATATGCCAAAGAAAATCACTTTATCTATTAAAGAAGAATCTATTGAATTGCGGAAACTATATAAGTACAATACTACAGAATTACGAAGAGATCGTTTAAAAATTATACTACATAAAGTCCGGGAAGTATATCTATCGTAATGCAATCGCAAAGAAGCTTGGCATAGGTCCAACCACCATAGGCAATTGGATTAAAGGCTATGAAACAGGAGGTCTTTCAAATTTATTAGATAGTTCAGGTAGATAAATTGCAAAGATAAATTAAAAAAAAACCTCAACTTAATGTTAAGGTTTGTCAAGGTTAAAAGATTGTAATACTATTCAAATATTGATAAAATACGCTCAATAGTATCTTTTATATTTTTAGCAATCAATTCAATAAATACTTTTTTGTTGTTTTCTGTTTGTGCTATTTCAAGAGCGTTGTAATATTCTAATCTACTTTTGTCGTCGCCTTTTAGAATAGCAATAGGGTAACCATTTTGAAGCAAAATTAAATTCATTAATAGTCTTGACGTTCTACCATTACCGTCAATAAAAGGATGAATAGTAGCCAGTCTTTCATGCATTTCAGCAGATAACTCAACAGGATGCAATACCGTTTTATTTTCGTTGTACCATAGCATTAAATCTTCCATTTGTTTTGGAACTAAAAAGGGTTGAGGTGGTTTGTGTTTTGCACCACTTATTATAACGGGTACTTTTCTATAAACTCCAGCATTCGGCTTGTCAATTCCTTGTAATATTAAACTATGAATTTGTAAAATATCTCTTTCAGTAATTGTATTTTTGGTTTGAGCGAGTTCTTTAATATAGTCTATTGCTTGAGTATGGTTAATTACTTCTAAATGTTCATTCAAAGTTTTACCTCCAACAGTCAAACCTTTTTCAATAACCAAAGCGGTTTCTTGAAGCGTTAAAGTATTGCCCTCAATTTTGTTACTTTCATAAGTATATTCAATCTCTAAAGCCTTTGTTACTTTTTGATGTTCGTTTTTACGATATTCATTCAAATGGTCTTTTAAAACATCTAATTCAGCATATTTTCTCATTACAATTTAGCCTTTAAAGTTTCTAACTGATTGATAATACTTTGCATTTCTGCCTTGGGGTCTTTGTTAGTTTTAGTACTATTAAATAAGTCTTTTACATCTACATCTAACGTTTCTGCAATTTGTAATAATAAATCTGGTTTTGGGAAATGATTACCATTACTGATATTTGAAATTGTTGCTTGAGTTACACCTACTTTTTCAGATAACCCTTTGCCTGAAATTCCTTTCTCTTTTAGTACCTCTTTTAATCTTAAAACATTCATTGTTTTATCAGTTTTTATTTTTTACAAATATAATAAAATTATAACAACACTAATTTATTTTAAATAAAATTATAGTAATATTTGTATATTGTTATAATGTTGCTTATATTTGTAGGGTGATTAATTAGTGATACTATAATAATAAAATCAATATCACATGAAAGAGCAAATAAAATAGCAAGAAACGTCAATGCAACGGATATTTTTTTGAGTATTCTAACGATATGAAAGTTTACAAATCTTGGAGAAACTTAAAAAAAGTTAGAAAATATTTTAGAAAACCTAACGGATACATATAAAAAATTAGTTACCTCACTTTGTGAAGAAGAAAAGTTAAAGTATTTCAATTTAGTATAAACCTTAAAAATTTTAAAATTATGAGTAAAGACAATTTGGACACAGAAAACAAATTAATGTTATTGCAAGGAATCACTTTAATACAAAACGGATTACAATTTTTGGAATGGATGTTGGATTTTGAAAATGAAAACAGTTTCGATGCTTTAACCATTTTAAGAAATCGTTTTCAGTTTTTTAGAGAATGTGCTTTAGCAGGTAAAAAATGCGGCCTTATTTTTATTGACAGAGCAAACGACAGCCTTGAAAATGTAGAGCATAGTTTTCGTTTAAATGAAAAAGTTAAAAACGAATTAAAAGAATTGAGAAATGCGGTATCAGTTGAAATGTATAAAGAGGAATAAAAGTGTTCTTAAAATCAATGCTACTTACATCTAAATTTACATAAAAAAATAAAACCCTATAAATCAAATGTTTACAGGGTTATTTGTGGAGACGCCGAGAATCGAACTCGGGTCCAAACAAGCAACAAATTAGCTTTCTACATATTTAGTTCTTACTTGGTTTTCGATTTAAGGCTGATTAAGAACAACCTACCTTAAACTTAGCTTCTTTAGTTTCAAAAACCTGCCAAAGCTACAGATTTTCTATGTTTATTTTTACGATGCCCAAAAATGAAACGCCATAAACCAAGGCTTTTCGTGGACATAAAGCTTGCACACCTTGTGTGCCGAGGCTAATCTTACTATTAATTCAGATTATGCAGCTAAAGCGTAGTTATCTTCGCCGTTTAAAAAGTTGAAATTAGGTTTAACGAGTGTTATTTCATAACTCGATATGCTTACCAATTCACTGACCTTGCTGTCAAAACCAGTCGTCCCCTTAATGAAATAGCAAAACTTATTTTGCGTAATTGAACAAACCCAGAACTTGTTTCAGGAACTTTTCAACATCCATTTTATTTTTTCAAAGAACACAATTATTCACATCAAAAATAATACCAATAATTTGGGCGTTCCTTTGTTTTAAAAGCATTTAAAACTAAAGGCAGGCTTTCGCTACTCGTTTTTTGTTCCATTATCATTTCACAAAAGAACTCAAACAGGTCGCTCTATCCTTAACGCGGTTTGCAAAAGTACAAAAAGTTATAACTTTAACAACCTAGTTTTAAAGAATAATTAAGACAAAAACACAGATAAAATGATTAACTTTAAACGTCAAAAAAAAATAAAAAATTATGATTAAAAAAGGAACAAAAGTAAGCTGGGAATGGGGTAGAGGAACAGCAGAAGGTAAAGTAAAAGAAACCTATACAAAAGAAACCACTAAAACCATTAAAGGAACAGAAGTTACTAGAAAAGGAGAAGAAGGAAATAAAGCCTTATATGTTCAACAGAATGATGGTGATTATGTTTTAAAACTCGAAAGTGAAGTAAACAAGGTAGATTCTTAAAATATTGTTGCAAGCCCCTTAAAAAACAAATATCTTCGAACCAATTAAAATAATAAATATGAAATTTGGTATTATTAAAGAACGCAAAAATCCACCAGATAGAAGAGTTGTATTTTCTCCACAAAAATTAAAAAAAATTCAAGAAAAATTCCCTGAAGCAAAATTAAAAGTAGAAAGTTCAGATATTCGTGTGTTTTCAGACGAAGCATATAAACTAGAAGGAATACCAGTCTCTAAAAATATAGAAGATTGTGATGTACTGTTGGGAGTAAAAGAAGTACCCATTGAACATTTAATTCCGAATAAAAAATATTTTTTCTTTAGTCATACCATAAAAAAACAACCTTATAACAGAGCTTTATTAAAAGCGATTTTAGATAAAAACATCGAATTATTCGACCACGAAACCATTGTAAAAGAAAACGGAGCACGTTTAATTGGTTTCGGGCGTTATGCAGGAATCGTTGGTGCTTACAACGGTTTTAGAGCCATGGGTTTAAAAACAGGTAATTTTCAGTTGCCAAAAGCAACAACTTTATACAACCAGCAAGAATTAATAGAACAGCTTCAAAATATTAAACTTAATAACCTAAAAATATTGTTAACAGGAAATGGTAAAGTAGCTTACGGAGCCAAAGAAATGTTAGATGCAATGCATATTTTACAAGTTACAGTAGAAGAGTATTTAAACAATACTTATCAAGAACCTGTCTATTGTTTGGCAGATGTTTTAGATTATAACAAACGTACAGATGGTAAAATTATAGACAATTTCGATTTTTATAACCATCCAGAAAAATACGAATCTAATTTTATGCGATTCGCAAAAGTAACAGACTTTTTTATAGCTGGGCATTTTTACGGAGATGGCGCACCTTATTTATTTACAAGAGAAGATGCAAAATCTGCAGACTTTAACATTAAATTTGTGGCAGATATTTCTTGCGATATCGATGGTCCAGTCGCTTCTACCATAAGAGCATCTACAATTGCAGAACCAATTTATGGTTATAATCCAAGCACAGAAACCGAAGTAAATTTTAAAGACAATAATGCCATTGTTGTAATGGCTGTAGATAATTTACCTTGCGAATTGCCAAAAGATGCCAGCGAAGGTTTTGGAGAAATGTTTTTAAAAAATGTAATTCCGGCTTTTTTCAATAACGATAAAGATGGGGTTTTAGAACGTGCAAAAATAACAGAAAACGGAAAATTAACAGCACGTTTTTCGTATTTACAAGATTATGTAGATGGGAAAGAATAGTTTTTAAAATTGATATAAGACTGTTTGACATAAGACAAAACTACGCAGGACTTGAAACCTGAAATTAAAAACCTAAAACATTTTTTTATTTTAAAAAATATATGGAAGAGAATAATCTTCAAAACAGGCAATTTTTGTTAGATTTAGCAAAAATGAAAATGCCTTTTGGAAAATACAAAGGCACATTATTAATCGATTTACCAGAACATTACATCGTTTGGTATCATAGTAAAGGTTTTCCGAAAGGAAAGTTGGGGAAACAAATGCATTTGGTTTACGAATTGAAAATGAATGGTTTAGAAGGTTTGATTCGTAAAATTAAGTAAGTAAATTTTTTAAGAATGAGCGTTTGCTTGCGTTTTCCAAATGGAAAAAAGTAAGTAAATAAACGTTCCAAAACCAAAAGTTACCAACCAAGTTTTGGCATCGTTAAAACTATACATGCTTTTTTTGAGAACGGTAATTGGGTTTGTAAAAATATCCCAAGAATTCAAGCGTAAAAATCGGCCTAAATAAATACCAAATCCGCATAAAAAAGTAACTGCATAAGAAAAGTAATTTGCGTATTTTAAATTCCATTTTTGTTTAATTATTTTGTAAACATCAAATAATGAGAGTATTGTAATACATAATCCTGTTGATGCATATGCGAATATGATAAAAAGATCTAACCATACTAAAGTCGATTTTATATGATGTAAATGAATAAAATCGGTAATAATGTAAGGTGCATTTGGTAAGAATATCAACCAAATAAACAATAGGGAAATCAATTTGGGCTTAGTGATTTTCTCGAAATTTAGCCTTTTAATTTTTAAAGAAATTAGATAAGGAACCATTGCTAAAAAAAGATTCCAAAGTAAGAAGCCAAAAAATAAAGAACCCGTTAGTTTTACTCGAACTATAAATAGAAACAAGCAAAACAAGATTAAAAAGTGAATATTGGATATTTTTTTAAGATACTTCATAACACTATTTTAAGTTGTTTTCAACTATAACTATTGTCAAGAATCCAAAGAAATAAGCCACTAAATCTCCAACACTAAAAGAAGTTCCTAAGACCAGTTTCCAAAGTTTTTGGTATTCAAACGGATAATAATTTTGCAGACTCGTAAGTTGTAAAAATTCAATTCCAAAAGAAATAACTAAAACGATTATAGCTGCCTTATTTGCAGAAATGTTTATAAAACTTTTTACAAAAGCGTAAAGAAGTATCACCGCTAAAAAATCACCAAAAGTATGCCTTATAAAACCATGAGCATATGTGGCAATTACGATTTCTGATAGGAGCAATAAGGTAAAAATTAGAAAGTAATTTTTATTAAATTTCATAATATTTTTTTAAAAAAAAAGAGCAAAACCTCAAAAAGATGAAGTAGGGGTTTTGCTCTAATCAACCAACTAACTATTAATTATTCTCCCAATCGATTTTTCTTGAAGTGTACATAACCCCAGCCAATATCAGGAATAAACCAATACTACCAACCAATAATGCATAATTTTCTAACTGAATAATTACAAAAATAAAGGTGTATAAAGCTGCTAAAGAAATTCCTATAAAAAGCGGAAATTTTAGTGTTTTTAAAATTGATTTAGAATAGGCTGTAATTAATAAAACAACAGCAGTTCCTGCAATTATATAAGCTTTAAAAAAACTACTATGCTCGGAAATTGAAATTAATAAAGTATAAAACATTGTTAGTGCAATTCCAATCATTAAATATTGAAATGGGTGAATGTTTATTTTACTCATGGTTTGTATTAGAAAGAAGATTAAGAAAGTTAAACCGATGACTAAAAATCCGTATTTGGCTGAACGTTCACTTTTTTGATATTCATCAACAGGAATCAAGAAGTTTACTCCAGAAGCAAATTCAGTTAAATCTGGAATTCCACTAAAATATTGTTGAGAAAAAGGTCTATTGATATCTAAAATTTTCCATTTTGCATCAAAACCATCCTCAATAATTTTATCTGAATTATAAGGGAGAAATTCTCCTATAAAATTAGCGTCCTTCCAATCGGATTTTATATTTACATCAGTGTCTTTTCCAATCGGAATAAACTGAATTTGTTTGCTTCCTTTCATTTCTACAGTCATAGAAAAAGAAACTTCTTTTTCTTTTGGAGTATCCGTTTCTAAAATGTTATTACTTTCTAATTCATTTAGGTTAATTACATTTGATCTGTATTTTTTCTTGGTTTTAAAGTTTTTAGACGTTAAAGGATATTGGTTTTTATTCATTTTTATTTCGAACAAACTAATTGCTCCTTTTAGGTTCGAAGTTTGAACCACCAAATGTATTTTATCCCATAAAACATCTTCATTTTTTATCTCTTTTTCAGAGAAATTTGGTGTAGAAAAACTACCATTTATATCAATTTTACTTTTATAAACGGCAGTTTTGTAAATCCCTCTCTCTTTTTCTTCTGGGTTTATTGTTGAATTAATTTTTAGTTTTTCTGGAAAAAAATAAGCATATTTTGTACTTGAAGAAGTAATTTTTTCTGATTTTTTAGTGTCAGTATTCATTACATATTTTGTATGATAAACTTTATAAGGAACTTTTAATATAGGACCATAAAGTAAAACTTCTTCTCCCCATTTTTGGTTAATTTCTCCCACAACTTCCTGTTGCCTAAATTTACGTTCTGTAATTAAACTTTCGATAAATGATAATGGAATCATTAAAACGAGTACTAAAATTCCTACGATAATCATTCTTGCAGTAATGGATGTTTTTGCCCATTTGCCAAATTTTCCTTGTTGATTGTTGTTTGTGTCCATAGTTATTGTATTTGTAAAATTTGTTGTTTATTGAATATAATTTCTCTTAAATCTTCCAAAGGATGATTTAAAAGTTTTTGATAATCTAAATGATGAAATGGGTTACATTTTTTACCCAATTTGTAAGATTTTAAATAATAGTTTGCAAATTCTGGTAAAATGAGAGTGCCAATAATTACAACTCCAAAGAGATATAAACTTCTTTTACCATTGCCAAAACATAGATATTGTAAGGCAATTTCATCTTCTACGTTTGTTCCATAACCCGTAATTAAACGGTATGCATCGTGTCTTTCTACTTTTGGTAATAATTCGAATCCGTTTTTGTTAAGAAAGGAGCCAAGTTCGTTTCCAAAAGTTCCCTCTGGATATTTTAGTAGCTGGCTACTGGTAATTCCCCAAGGTTTTTTGTTTTTAAATTTGATATACATTCTTTGTGAATGCTCAAATAACCAGTAAATTAATTTTTTTCTCATTTTATTTTTAAAAGAACTTTGAAATACAAAGTAAGTGAGTAAAAAAAAGTTTATTTGTTTTTAATTAATTTTTCGAGTGCTTCTATATGCTTTTTAAATTCTTGTTTTCCTAATTCTGTAGCATAATATTTTGTGTTTGGTTTTCTGCCAATAAATTGCTTTTCTACTTTTATAAAATCTACTTTTTCGAGTGATTTTGTATGGCTAGCCAAATTCCCATCTGTAGCGCCTAATAGCTCTTTAAGTGTGTTAAAATCGGCATATTCGTTTACCATTAAAATAGACATAATTCCCAATCTAATTCTATGGTCGAAAGCCTTGTTTATATGTAAGATGATGTTTTTCAAATAGAAAATTTTTCGTTGCTAAATTACAGCTATTTCTTATCATACTTAAAATACATAACTGTTCCGTAAACAATATGCATAATTCCAAAACCAAGCACCCAAAACCAAAATCCATACACTGGGAAAATGGCACAAATTAGTCCGATTATTATTTGTGTATAGCCTAAATATTTTACGTCTCCCAAAGTATATTTAGAGGCACTTAACAAAGCCAACCCATAAAAAAGAAGCATTAATGCACCAGTTTGTCCATAACGTTGCTGATTCAGAATAATAACAATGTAAATTCCTCCCGCTAAAAGTGGTACAATAAAACTGGTTAACAATCTTTTGGTTAAAGAATCCCAAATTTTCTGATTGTTCTTTTTTGCTTTTTTAGTCGTCAAATAAATGGCGGTTCCGATGCTAAAAAAACCTACTAAAATAAGGTCTAAAAGAATCAAACGAAAAACTTTTCCGTCTAAAATTAAATATCCGCTTTCACTTTGGGCAACCAACCAATAGGCAAATCCTGCACCAATTAGCGCATAAATACCTGCTAAAATACCAGACAAACCACTTAACGAAATAAATTTCGACGATTTATTCATTAGATGCTTAATTTCGGATATGTCTCTTAAATAATTTTCTGAACTCATTTTTAAAGAACTTTGAAATACAAAGTAAAATATAAAAATTCATTTATGCAATAAAAATGTCATAAAATTAATTACGAACTACAACTCCGTAAGTAATATGTGCAATTCCAAGAATGTTAAGTGAAGCATACCAATAACTCGGTATTAAGAAACACAATGTTCCTAAAACAAGGCAAAGTGCAGGTAAAATAAGGTAATTTTTGTTTTCTTTGTTTCGGAATAAAAAAAGTAAAACCGCATAAAGAATTAAAAAAATAGGCGTAATAAAATCGATATATCCTTGTTGTTTTAGAAGAAATAAAACTAAAAAGATAGCAACAATAGAAATAATATATTTCCAAAAAGCAACTTTTGTTTTTTGATTCCACAATGTATATCGAAATCTTTTAGCCAATCTTTTTCCTCTAAAGAAAAAAGCCAAAGAAGAAAATAAAAAAACGAAAAAAGCTAAGAAAAAAACAATCATTTCTATCAATTCAATAGATAACATTCCTACTGTACTATTATCTATAAGAAAACCATCTAAAATAAATTTTATGGCATAACTAGCTATAAAAATGTATAAACCAATTAAAATACTTGTAATTCCTTTTAGAGAAAAGTTTACAGAGAAATTATCGTGCATAAGAGAATTAATATTCAAAATTTTTATAACTTTCGTAAATATACAAAAAATGATTCCTAAGTTGTAAGATATGAAACCAGCAGAAGAATATATTTTAAAACAACCAGAACCTTACAAATCTATTTTGTCGCATTTACAAATACTAATAGAAAGTAGTTTTCCAAATGCAAATTTACAGTTTAAATGGAAAATACCTTTTTATTATTTAGATGATAAACCTTTTTGTTATTTAAATCCATCTAAGAAAAAAGGGTACGTAGATGTAGCTTTTTGGGTGTCTGCACATTTAACAAAATATAATGAGTTGCTAATTTCAGAAAACAGAAAAGTTGTAAAATCGTTACGTTATAAAAGTATTGATGATATTAATGAAGAGGTTTTATTAACAGTTTTAGAAGAAGCACATCAATTAAAAGACAAAGGGTTTTACAAAAGAAGTTGAGGTTATTTACCAAATTTGTCAAACAGTTTTTTCCACACAATTTGTCACGCTGTAAGCATCTCAGGCAAGGATGCAAAACACTGTGTTAAGATTTCTACGCAATAACAAATTGGTGGTAAGAATTTAAAACCAAATTCTAAACCTTAAACTTGGTGTTTTTGCATATTTACGAGGAAAATAAATAATCATTCAGTTTTTGGGACTGTTTTCTCCACGCAGTTTGTCACGCTGTAAGCGTCTCAGGCAAGAGTGAGAAAATACAGTGTTAAGATTTTTACGCAATAACAAATTGGTGGTAAGAATTTAAAACCAAATTCTAAACCTTAAACTTGGTGTTTTTGCATATTTACGAGGAAAATAAATAATCATTCAGTTTTTTGGGACTGTTTTCTCCACGCAGTTTGTCACGCTGTAAGCGTCTCAGGCAAGAGTGAGAAAATACAGTGTTAAGATTTTTACGCAATAACAAATTGGTGGTAAGAATTTAAAACCAAATTCTAAACCTTAAACTTGGTGTTTTTGCATATTTACGAGGAAAATAAATAATCATTCAGTTTTTTGGGACTGTTTTCTCCACGCAGTTTGTCACGCTGTAAGCGTCTCAGGCAAGAGTGAGAAAATACAGTGTTAAGATTTTTACGCAATAACAAATTGGTGGTAAGAATTTAGAACCAAATTCTAAACCTTAAACTTGGTGTTTTTACATATTTACGAGGAAAATAAATAATCATTCAGTTTTTTGGGACTGTTTTCTCCACGCAGTTTGTCACGCTGTAAGCCTCTCAGGCAAGAGTGAGAAAATACAGTGTTAAGATTTCTACGCAATAACAAATTGGTGGTAAGAATTTAAAACCAAATTCTAAACCTTAAACTTTGTGGTTTTACATATTTACGAGGAAAATAAATAATCATTCAGTTTTTTGGGACTGTTTTCTCCACGCAGTTTGTCACGCTGTAAGCGTCTCAGGCAAGGATGCAAAACACTGTGTTAAGATTTCTACGAAATAACAAATTGGTGTTAAGAATTTAGAACCGAACTTTGAATCTAAACCTTCTCGCCTTTGAGAGAAACCCAAACTACTTCGTCTTAAACTGAAGCGCAACCTCATTATTCAAGTATAAATACAATTCAGAATTTTTTTTGGGGTTAGGAATTGATAAAATAGTAATTCCGTTTTCTGTTTTTGAAATAGGTTTTTGTGCATATTTATAACCTTTAAAATTATAAATGATTGAAGAGTTTACAGCTAAATTTTTAAATTTTAAAATGATGTTTTTACCACTTTCGACTTTAATAATTCCTGTTTGCGGTGAGATTAATTTAGTATTTGAGCTTAAAAAATTGTGTCCATAAATAGGCTGATTGTAAAACTCTAAAAGCGACATTCTACCAAAACGTAAAACCCACAAAGAATCATCAGGAAAATGAGTTTTAAATATTTTTTCTTTC
Coding sequences:
- a CDS encoding glycoside hydrolase family 125 protein, with amino-acid sequence MKRRNFISNTSLLLAGTTLLPQNIFTTQKEFISLRPKLADRKFVSKAVENVITEVKSEIKDKELAWLFENCFPNTLDTTIDFEIIDGKPDTFVITGDIDAMWLRDSTAQVWPYMPLIKKDKKLKELIKGLINRQVKCVLLDPYANAFFKDKTRISHWKSDITQMLPGVHERKWEIDSLCYVVRLANEYYQITKDTSIFDANWDKAMRSIVKTFKTEQRKNNQSEYVFSRETTSVIDAPPFNGTGRPVKPNGLICSMFRPSDDATMYPYLIPSNIFAVVSLRQLHDIYSTAFNDKKFANACKKLADEVESAIQKYAVTEHLDFGKIYAYEVDGFGNKLFMDDANVPSLMSLAYLGAHKNTDAIYKRTRKFLLSDNNPYFLKGALAEGQASPHTGKNKIWPMGIILRAMTSTNDAEIKKCLKMLKATHAGKGFMHEGFDKDNPNNYSRDWFAWANTLFGELILKIYNEKRSLLAKEY
- a CDS encoding helix-turn-helix domain-containing protein, coding for MAKKLGIGPTTIGNWIKGYETGGLSNLLDSSGR
- a CDS encoding Fic family protein — protein: MRKYAELDVLKDHLNEYRKNEHQKVTKALEIEYTYESNKIEGNTLTLQETALVIEKGLTVGGKTLNEHLEVINHTQAIDYIKELAQTKNTITERDILQIHSLILQGIDKPNAGVYRKVPVIISGAKHKPPQPFLVPKQMEDLMLWYNENKTVLHPVELSAEMHERLATIHPFIDGNGRTSRLLMNLILLQNGYPIAILKGDDKSRLEYYNALEIAQTENNKKVFIELIAKNIKDTIERILSIFE
- a CDS encoding helix-turn-helix domain-containing protein — protein: MNVLRLKEVLKEKGISGKGLSEKVGVTQATISNISNGNHFPKPDLLLQIAETLDVDVKDLFNSTKTNKDPKAEMQSIINQLETLKAKL
- a CDS encoding DUF2945 domain-containing protein, whose product is MIKKGTKVSWEWGRGTAEGKVKETYTKETTKTIKGTEVTRKGEEGNKALYVQQNDGDYVLKLESEVNKVDS
- a CDS encoding NAD(P)-dependent oxidoreductase is translated as MKFGIIKERKNPPDRRVVFSPQKLKKIQEKFPEAKLKVESSDIRVFSDEAYKLEGIPVSKNIEDCDVLLGVKEVPIEHLIPNKKYFFFSHTIKKQPYNRALLKAILDKNIELFDHETIVKENGARLIGFGRYAGIVGAYNGFRAMGLKTGNFQLPKATTLYNQQELIEQLQNIKLNNLKILLTGNGKVAYGAKEMLDAMHILQVTVEEYLNNTYQEPVYCLADVLDYNKRTDGKIIDNFDFYNHPEKYESNFMRFAKVTDFFIAGHFYGDGAPYLFTREDAKSADFNIKFVADISCDIDGPVASTIRASTIAEPIYGYNPSTETEVNFKDNNAIVVMAVDNLPCELPKDASEGFGEMFLKNVIPAFFNNDKDGVLERAKITENGKLTARFSYLQDYVDGKE
- a CDS encoding DUF3820 family protein — encoded protein: MEENNLQNRQFLLDLAKMKMPFGKYKGTLLIDLPEHYIVWYHSKGFPKGKLGKQMHLVYELKMNGLEGLIRKIK
- a CDS encoding DUF1361 domain-containing protein, with protein sequence MKYLKKISNIHFLILFCLFLFIVRVKLTGSLFFGFLLWNLFLAMVPYLISLKIKRLNFEKITKPKLISLLFIWLIFLPNAPYIITDFIHLHHIKSTLVWLDLFIIFAYASTGLCITILSLFDVYKIIKQKWNLKYANYFSYAVTFLCGFGIYLGRFLRLNSWDIFTNPITVLKKSMYSFNDAKTWLVTFGFGTFIYLLFSIWKTQANAHS
- a CDS encoding DUF2809 domain-containing protein — its product is MKFNKNYFLIFTLLLLSEIVIATYAHGFIRHTFGDFLAVILLYAFVKSFINISANKAAIIVLVISFGIEFLQLTSLQNYYPFEYQKLWKLVLGTSFSVGDLVAYFFGFLTIVIVENNLK
- the creD gene encoding cell envelope integrity protein CreD, which encodes MDTNNNQQGKFGKWAKTSITARMIIVGILVLVLMIPLSFIESLITERKFRQQEVVGEINQKWGEEVLLYGPILKVPYKVYHTKYVMNTDTKKSEKITSSSTKYAYFFPEKLKINSTINPEEKERGIYKTAVYKSKIDINGSFSTPNFSEKEIKNEDVLWDKIHLVVQTSNLKGAISLFEIKMNKNQYPLTSKNFKTKKKYRSNVINLNELESNNILETDTPKEKEVSFSMTVEMKGSKQIQFIPIGKDTDVNIKSDWKDANFIGEFLPYNSDKIIEDGFDAKWKILDINRPFSQQYFSGIPDLTEFASGVNFLIPVDEYQKSERSAKYGFLVIGLTFLIFFLIQTMSKINIHPFQYLMIGIALTMFYTLLISISEHSSFFKAYIIAGTAVVLLITAYSKSILKTLKFPLFIGISLAALYTFIFVIIQLENYALLVGSIGLFLILAGVMYTSRKIDWENN
- a CDS encoding Coq4 family protein, with protein sequence MRKKLIYWLFEHSQRMYIKFKNKKPWGITSSQLLKYPEGTFGNELGSFLNKNGFELLPKVERHDAYRLITGYGTNVEDEIALQYLCFGNGKRSLYLFGVVIIGTLILPEFANYYLKSYKLGKKCNPFHHLDYQKLLNHPLEDLREIIFNKQQILQIQ